A genomic stretch from Halichoerus grypus chromosome 7, mHalGry1.hap1.1, whole genome shotgun sequence includes:
- the OR10T2 gene encoding olfactory receptor 10T2 codes for MHSFNRTTMVTQFVLVGFSSLGELQLLLFVIFLFLYLTILLANATIMAVICCSRTLHTPMYGFLFILSFSESCYTFVIIPQLLVHLLSATKSISFVACATQLVFFLGFACTNCFLIAVMGYDRYVAICHPLRYTLIMNKRLGWGLVSLSGLTGFFIALVATNLICDMPFCGPNRVNHYFCDMAPVIRLACTDTHVKELALFSLSILVIMVPFLLILISYGFIFNTILKIPSAEGKRKAFATCASHLTVVFVHYGCASIIYLRPRSKSASDKDQFVAVTYTVVTPLLNPVVYSLRNQEVKTALKRVLGMPVATKVI; via the coding sequence ATGCACAGTTTCAATAGAACCACTATGGTTACACAGTTTGTCCTGGTGGGCTTCTCTAGCCTGGGGGAGCTCCAGCTGCTGCTGTTTGTCATCTTCCTTTTCCTGTACTTGACAATCCTGCTGGCCAATGCCACCATCATGGCTGTTATCTGCTGCAGCCGGACTCTGCACACTCCCATGTATGGTTTCctgttcattctttccttttctgaatcCTGCTACACGTTTGTCATCATCCCTCAGCTGCTGGTCCACCTGCTCTCAGCCACCAAGAGCATCTCCTTTGTGGCCTGTGCCACCCAGCTCGTCTTCTTCCTTGGTTTTGCCTGCACCAACTGCTTTCTCATCGCTGTGATGGGGTATGATCGCTATGTGGCAATTTGCCACCCTCTGAGGTACACACTCATCATGAACAAAAGGTTAGGGTGGGGGTTGGTTTCCCTGTCCGGACTCACGGGTTTCTTCATTGCTTTGGTGGCCACCAACCTCATCTGTGACATGCCTTTTTGTGGCCCCAACAGGGTCAACCACTATTTCTGTGACATGGCACCTGTTATTAGGTtggcctgcacagacacccatgTGAAGGAACTGGCTCTATTCAGCCTCAGCATCCTGGTGATCATGGTGCCTTTCCTGCTGATTCTCATCTCTTACGGCTTCATCTTTAACACCATCCTGAAGATCCCCTCagctgagggaaaaagaaaggcctTTGCAACGTGCGCCTCCCACCTCACGGTGGTCTTCGTGCACTACGGTTGTGCCTCCATCATCTACCTGAGGCCCAGATCCAAGTCTGCCTCAGACAAGGATCAGTTTGTGGCCGTGACCTACACTGTGGTGACTCCCCTGCTTAATCCCGTTGTCTACAGTCTGAGGAATCAGGAGGTGAAGACTGCCCTCAAGAGAGTTCTGGGAATGCCTGTGGCAACCAAGGTGATCtaa